The following proteins are co-located in the Cyanobacterium sp. T60_A2020_053 genome:
- a CDS encoding orange carotenoid-binding protein, producing MPFTIDSARTIFPQTLAADVVPATIARFSQLNAEDQLALIWFAYLEMGKTITIAAPGAASMVLAESTLNEIKTMTPQQQSQVMCDLANRADTPIGRTYAVWSANIKLGFWYQLGKFMEEGFVAPIPPSYQLSANANAVLDAIKKLESGQQITVLRNAVVDMGYDVNKLGNVTRISEPVAPPKEVSQRSKVTIPGISNQTVLDYMDNLNANDFDTLIELFMADGALQPPFKRPIVGKESILRFFKEECQNLKLIPQQGIIEPADDGYTQIKVTGKVQTPWFGGNVGMDIAWRFLLNPDNKIFFVAIDLLASPKELLNLIR from the coding sequence ATGCCTTTTACCATTGATTCAGCTCGTACCATTTTCCCACAAACCCTAGCGGCGGATGTTGTACCAGCAACCATTGCCAGATTTTCTCAGTTAAATGCAGAAGATCAATTAGCCTTAATTTGGTTTGCATACTTAGAAATGGGTAAAACCATTACCATTGCAGCGCCCGGTGCCGCTAGTATGGTATTAGCTGAATCAACCCTCAACGAAATCAAAACCATGACACCGCAACAACAGTCACAGGTAATGTGTGATTTAGCCAACCGTGCAGATACCCCTATCGGTCGTACTTATGCAGTCTGGAGTGCTAACATCAAATTAGGTTTTTGGTATCAACTCGGTAAATTTATGGAAGAGGGTTTTGTAGCGCCCATCCCCCCCAGTTATCAGTTATCAGCCAATGCTAACGCCGTTTTAGACGCCATCAAAAAATTAGAATCAGGACAACAAATCACCGTATTGCGTAACGCCGTAGTGGATATGGGTTATGATGTCAATAAACTAGGTAACGTTACCCGAATTTCCGAACCAGTAGCGCCCCCCAAAGAAGTTTCCCAACGTAGTAAAGTTACTATTCCTGGCATCAGTAATCAAACTGTCTTAGACTACATGGATAACTTAAATGCTAACGACTTCGATACCCTGATCGAGTTATTCATGGCAGATGGTGCATTACAACCTCCTTTCAAGCGCCCCATTGTCGGTAAAGAAAGCATCTTACGTTTCTTCAAAGAAGAATGCCAAAACCTCAAACTAATCCCCCAACAAGGAATTATTGAACCTGCTGATGATGGTTATACTCAAATTAAAGTAACAGGAAAAGTGCAAACCCCTTGGTTTGGTGGTAACGTGGGCATGGATATTGCTTGGCGCTTCCTTCTTAACCCTGATAATAAAATCTTCTTTGTCGCTATTGACTTATTAGCATCTCCCAAAGAATTACTAAACTTAATTCGTTAA
- a CDS encoding DUF790 family protein, producing the protein MLKTDLLIHRYDSQTIIPKKLALSKSNLFLACEQIDCFQTCIGKTQGYVDEKLKELEGDSPDYRIKRGLAHLLKNHFSQFEIVSPLMPSKLREKVFSYASQSLPIPENKPILLEKVAQKLSEELNREVFMPEIEQGLYADLQENRILTEFESPQPETLIHRYNLSQVQGIFYRASEIIIHAHRNQPGEYKQLFRYLKLFDLMTYIEGDADTGFTINIDGPTSLFKSSTRYGLALAKMIPALLHVRKWSLQAKLSLKDNYGKGNKTLHFHLDDSCGLVSHYNINTTYDSLLEESFARSWAKLETLWRLEREVDLLPVPGSVMIPDFRIIHPDGREFLLEIVGYWSPKYLQKKFYQVQKVEKDNLVLAISERLNLAKAGVNFNELPNKIVWFKQKLQPQDVLKVIS; encoded by the coding sequence ATGCTTAAAACTGATTTATTAATTCACCGTTATGATAGTCAAACTATTATCCCTAAAAAACTAGCCCTCAGTAAATCTAACTTATTTTTAGCCTGTGAGCAAATTGACTGTTTTCAAACTTGTATTGGCAAAACTCAAGGCTATGTTGACGAAAAGCTAAAAGAATTAGAAGGAGATAGCCCTGATTATCGCATCAAAAGAGGATTAGCGCACCTCCTCAAAAACCATTTCAGTCAATTTGAAATAGTTAGCCCTTTGATGCCATCAAAATTAAGGGAAAAAGTTTTTAGTTATGCTTCCCAATCGTTACCGATTCCAGAAAATAAACCAATTCTCCTCGAAAAAGTCGCCCAGAAACTTAGTGAAGAGTTAAATCGAGAAGTATTTATGCCCGAAATTGAGCAAGGTTTATACGCTGATTTACAGGAAAATAGAATTTTGACAGAATTTGAGTCACCGCAACCAGAAACTCTTATTCATCGTTATAATTTATCGCAAGTGCAAGGAATTTTTTATCGTGCTAGTGAAATTATTATCCATGCCCATCGTAACCAACCGGGAGAGTATAAGCAATTATTTCGTTATCTCAAGTTATTTGATTTAATGACTTACATTGAGGGAGATGCTGATACAGGATTTACTATTAATATAGATGGTCCGACCAGTCTTTTCAAGAGTAGCACGCGTTATGGTTTAGCTTTAGCCAAAATGATTCCAGCTTTACTTCATGTGAGAAAGTGGAGTTTACAAGCAAAATTATCTCTCAAGGATAATTATGGCAAGGGAAATAAGACTTTACATTTTCATCTCGATGATAGTTGTGGCTTGGTTAGTCATTATAATATTAATACTACTTATGATAGTCTTTTGGAGGAGTCTTTTGCTCGAAGTTGGGCAAAATTAGAGACACTATGGCGATTAGAAAGGGAAGTTGATTTATTGCCTGTGCCGGGTAGTGTGATGATTCCCGATTTTCGTATTATTCATCCCGATGGTAGAGAATTTTTGTTAGAAATTGTTGGTTATTGGAGTCCAAAATATTTACAAAAGAAATTTTATCAAGTTCAAAAAGTAGAAAAGGATAATTTAGTTTTAGCGATTTCTGAGCGCTTAAACCTTGCTAAAGCTGGAGTGAATTTTAATGAATTACCTAATAAAATTGTTTGGTTTAAACAAAAACTTCAACCCCAAGATGTATTAAAGGTTATTAGTTAA
- a CDS encoding cryptochrome/photolyase family protein → MTVGIWLLGDQLNKNNSALSSCITAKKDTVILLIESLNLAPLTVYHAQKLTLIWSAMRHFAEDLRSEGWRVTYAINDDTEMVFQQWIKDNQIDELKLINSSDRGGALDFQQTVNNTNFTGKINYYHNDNFLWQKDDFEEWAKGRKKLILEDFYRLSRKKFNILLENEKTPVGGKWNLDQENRKPPKKNIITPPVLTFSPDQITTEVMQKVAKMSSNTYGNLNNFNWAVTRQDALKVLDHFIAHRLKEFGTYQDAMITNEEFMWHGLISPYINIGLLQPLEVIKAVENAYYNSEEIPLNSAEGFIRQVLGWREYMHGIYHHVNDDYGELNYFNHQRPLPEFFWNNSKTDMNCLKQVLKQTENTGYAHHIQRLMILSNYGLIAGISPQALKSWFHSAFIDAYDWVMQTNVLGMGQFADGGILASKPYASSANYVNKMSDYCKNCRYNYKERSTENACPFNYLYWDFLGRNEEKLRSQGRMNLVLKHLEKITPEEWQKMRQNSALHLNL, encoded by the coding sequence ATGACTGTTGGAATTTGGCTTTTAGGAGACCAATTAAATAAAAATAATTCTGCTTTATCGAGTTGTATAACAGCAAAAAAAGATACAGTTATTTTATTAATTGAATCATTAAATCTAGCGCCCCTCACCGTTTACCATGCCCAAAAATTGACCTTAATTTGGTCAGCAATGCGTCATTTTGCTGAAGATTTACGCAGTGAGGGATGGCGAGTTACTTATGCCATTAACGATGATACTGAAATGGTTTTTCAGCAGTGGATTAAGGATAATCAAATTGATGAATTAAAACTTATTAATTCTAGTGATAGGGGAGGGGCGCTGGATTTTCAACAGACAGTCAATAATACTAATTTTACGGGTAAAATTAATTACTATCATAACGATAACTTTCTTTGGCAAAAAGATGATTTTGAAGAATGGGCAAAGGGCAGAAAAAAGTTAATTTTAGAAGACTTTTATCGCCTCAGTCGTAAAAAATTTAATATTTTATTAGAAAATGAAAAAACTCCAGTAGGAGGAAAATGGAATTTAGATCAAGAAAACCGTAAACCACCGAAAAAAAATATTATCACTCCTCCTGTTTTAACTTTTTCTCCTGATCAAATTACCACTGAAGTTATGCAAAAAGTGGCTAAAATGTCAAGTAATACCTATGGCAATTTAAATAACTTTAATTGGGCAGTTACTCGTCAAGACGCATTGAAAGTATTAGATCACTTTATCGCCCATCGTTTAAAAGAATTCGGAACTTATCAAGATGCCATGATAACGAATGAAGAATTTATGTGGCATGGTTTAATTTCTCCTTATATAAATATTGGTTTATTGCAACCATTAGAAGTAATAAAAGCTGTGGAAAATGCTTATTATAATAGTGAAGAAATTCCCTTAAATTCAGCAGAAGGTTTTATTCGTCAGGTGTTGGGGTGGCGAGAATATATGCACGGTATTTATCATCATGTGAATGATGATTATGGGGAATTAAATTACTTTAACCACCAGCGCCCTCTACCAGAGTTTTTTTGGAATAATAGTAAAACGGACATGAATTGTTTAAAACAAGTGTTAAAACAAACAGAAAATACTGGTTATGCGCATCATATTCAACGGTTGATGATTTTAAGTAACTATGGTTTGATTGCCGGAATTTCTCCCCAAGCACTAAAAAGCTGGTTTCATAGCGCCTTTATTGATGCTTACGATTGGGTAATGCAAACAAATGTACTAGGAATGGGACAATTTGCTGACGGGGGTATTTTAGCATCAAAACCTTACGCATCTTCGGCAAATTATGTCAATAAAATGAGCGATTATTGTAAAAATTGTCGTTATAATTATAAAGAAAGAAGTACAGAAAATGCTTGTCCTTTTAATTATTTATATTGGGATTTTTTAGGTAGAAATGAGGAAAAATTACGCTCTCAAGGGCGCATGAATTTAGTTTTAAAACATCTCGAAAAAATTACCCCAGAGGAATGGCAAAAGATGCGACAAAACAGCGCCCTTCACCTTAATTTATAA
- a CDS encoding NAD(P)/FAD-dependent oxidoreductase — MILKYDLIIIGINLTLIKKAQIMAKKGARIAIISPVMLDSSEIDQYIFQYLQPTLFDLKNFDQRQEILLEYKSILVNNYLATLSELGIHFINESFTFIKDKKKLTITTNHHILQAKSYLLADLPYQTKLSSQFNFSEQKYLTIWDIFNYKNLDLLGNKLVIIGSDIIAINLAEILVKKGKNVTLLTPNSNFLPAEDDDISYALECRRGALGIKIVKNSPLTQIKNIENITWLQIGDYAVETEQIIITEDCLTKDFNLDKLGLNHLKINNHNERIMVNSKLQTSEPSIYVCGSMLGGYNCDNLTDYEANIAIDNCLFLPINQVDYTSITYQLNTNPKIHHVGLTESQGKSNYAGDIQVLKVNFNENNDNYLSNQTGLVKLILASNHLILGCHTYGLNQPDLINIISLMIKEKKKITYLFNYNFREPILRDIVINIENQWLINNQKNINWETWLIWTRI; from the coding sequence ATGATTTTAAAATATGATTTAATTATTATTGGCATAAATTTGACCCTGATCAAAAAAGCCCAAATAATGGCAAAAAAAGGAGCAAGAATAGCTATTATTTCCCCAGTTATGTTAGATAGTAGTGAGATAGATCAATATATTTTTCAATATTTGCAACCAACATTATTTGATTTAAAAAACTTTGATCAACGTCAAGAAATATTATTAGAATATAAATCAATTTTAGTTAATAACTATTTAGCTACATTATCAGAATTAGGTATTCATTTTATAAATGAATCATTTACTTTCATTAAAGATAAAAAAAAATTAACCATTACAACAAATCATCATATCTTACAAGCTAAATCTTATTTATTAGCTGACTTACCATATCAAACTAAATTATCCTCTCAGTTTAATTTTAGTGAACAAAAATATTTAACAATATGGGATATATTTAACTATAAAAATCTCGATTTACTAGGCAATAAATTAGTTATTATTGGTAGTGATATAATTGCTATTAATTTGGCAGAAATTTTAGTTAAAAAAGGCAAAAATGTTACTTTATTAACCCCTAATAGCAATTTTTTACCAGCAGAAGATGATGATATTTCCTATGCGCTAGAATGTCGGCGAGGGGCGCTGGGTATTAAAATTGTGAAGAATTCCCCTCTAACTCAAATTAAAAATATCGAAAATATAACTTGGTTACAAATAGGAGATTATGCCGTAGAAACAGAGCAAATTATTATTACTGAAGATTGTTTAACTAAAGATTTTAATTTAGATAAATTAGGCTTAAATCACTTAAAAATTAACAATCATAATGAAAGAATAATGGTTAATAGTAAACTGCAAACTAGCGAACCATCTATTTATGTTTGTGGTAGTATGTTAGGCGGTTATAACTGTGATAATTTAACAGATTATGAAGCTAATATCGCTATTGATAACTGCTTATTTTTACCTATCAATCAAGTTGATTATACTTCCATAACATACCAACTCAATACCAATCCTAAAATTCATCATGTAGGCTTAACAGAATCTCAAGGAAAATCTAATTACGCTGGGGATATTCAAGTATTAAAAGTTAATTTTAATGAGAATAACGATAATTATTTATCCAACCAGACAGGATTAGTCAAATTAATTCTTGCCAGTAATCATCTTATTTTAGGTTGTCATACATACGGATTAAATCAACCAGATTTAATTAATATTATTAGCCTGATGATAAAAGAAAAGAAAAAAATTACTTATTTGTTTAACTATAATTTTAGAGAACCAATTTTAAGAGATATAGTCATCAATATTGAAAACCAATGGTTAATCAATAATCAAAAAAATATTAATTGGGAAACTTGGTTGATTTGGACAAGAATTTAA
- a CDS encoding DNA cytosine methyltransferase — MDVVKGAKTGIYLVNNKIRKLAPRECARIMGFPDNFIISNNKNIAYKQFDNSVVVNVIKFLIQSTLKQCFIKT, encoded by the coding sequence GTGGATGTGGTGAAGGGCGCTAAAACTGGCATCTATTTAGTTAATAACAAAATCCGTAAATTAGCACCGAGGGAGTGCGCTAGAATCATGGGTTTTCCTGATAATTTTATCATTAGCAATAATAAAAATATCGCCTATAAGCAATTCGACAATAGTGTGGTAGTCAATGTAATTAAATTCTTAATACAAAGTACTTTAAAGCAATGCTTCATAAAGACTTAA
- a CDS encoding beta-ketoacyl-ACP synthase, protein MSQEKILVTGIGILSCLGDKQQTWEALSLGKCGLKLQQPFDFLPPLPLGLINKNPSALHPITDRVIKATLKDAQISAPQPDMGVVIGSSRGCQGNWETMAQTWLAERKIKGNWLTNLPSQPAQMAAHFLQTSAPVLAPMTACATGLTAVAQGYELIKRGYCQRVIAGAVEAPITPLTMVGFRQLKALSRNGCYPFASCRDGMALAEGGALLILETETSAKQRQAKVYGEIIGWGLTCDAKEMTAPEASADSALWAIKHSLRHGNVNITDIDHIQTHGTGTVLNDAREALLISKSFPQQPYINHLKGSLGHCLGGSGALSLALTLMSLQQQTLLPNHNHGDYDLNWVNKVEGADFHYSLCFSFGFGGQNAVIAVKRC, encoded by the coding sequence ATGAGTCAAGAAAAAATTTTAGTTACAGGTATAGGGATATTATCTTGCTTAGGAGATAAACAACAAACATGGGAAGCCCTAAGTTTAGGGAAATGTGGGCTAAAATTGCAACAACCTTTTGATTTCCTTCCCCCTTTACCCCTTGGCTTAATTAACAAAAACCCCAGCGCCCTCCACCCCATCACCGACAGGGTAATAAAAGCCACCTTAAAAGATGCCCAAATCAGCGCCCCTCAACCAGATATGGGCGTGGTAATTGGTTCGAGTCGAGGTTGTCAGGGAAACTGGGAAACTATGGCACAAACTTGGTTAGCAGAAAGGAAAATTAAGGGTAATTGGTTAACTAATTTACCTTCTCAACCGGCACAAATGGCGGCGCACTTCCTGCAAACCAGCGCCCCTGTGTTAGCGCCCATGACGGCTTGTGCCACGGGATTAACGGCTGTTGCCCAAGGCTACGAGTTAATCAAACGGGGTTACTGTCAGAGAGTAATTGCTGGGGCGGTGGAAGCGCCCATCACCCCATTAACTATGGTGGGATTTCGTCAACTAAAAGCCCTCAGTCGTAACGGTTGTTATCCTTTCGCTTCTTGTCGAGACGGCATGGCATTGGCTGAGGGAGGGGCGCTGTTAATATTAGAAACGGAAACTTCTGCCAAACAACGACAGGCTAAAGTTTACGGGGAAATTATCGGTTGGGGTTTAACCTGTGATGCTAAGGAAATGACAGCGCCCGAAGCCTCAGCAGATTCAGCTTTATGGGCGATTAAACACAGTTTACGCCATGGTAATGTAAACATAACAGATATTGATCACATTCAAACCCATGGTACGGGAACAGTTTTAAATGATGCTAGAGAGGCTCTATTGATTAGTAAATCTTTTCCTCAGCAACCTTATATTAATCACCTCAAAGGCTCACTAGGTCACTGTTTGGGAGGTTCAGGGGCGCTGAGTTTAGCTTTAACTCTCATGTCTTTACAACAACAAACATTATTGCCTAATCATAACCATGGTGATTATGACCTTAATTGGGTGAATAAGGTGGAGGGCGCTGATTTTCACTATTCTCTCTGTTTTAGTTTTGGTTTTGGGGGACAAAATGCCGTAATTGCTGTTAAACGTTGCTGA
- a CDS encoding 2,3-bisphosphoglycerate-independent phosphoglycerate mutase: MSKGIVSPVVLVILDGWGYRENERANAIALGKTPVMDSLTKVYPYTLINASGKAVGLPQGQMGNSEVGHLNIGAGRVVPQELVRISDAVEDGSIFSNPALESVCQDVIKSQGKLHLIGLCSDGGVHSHVDHLLGLLDMAKIQGISDVCVHVITDGRDTNPTDGINYIKVIQEHISKIGIGKIVTVCGRYYAMDRDRRWDRTEKAYNLYTQDGEIDGRDIIQVVTDSYEQNINDEFIEPTRIAEGAVKPEDGVIFYNFRPDRARQLCYALTMPDFSGFKRELITPLHFTTFTQYDPNLPVKVAFEPETLTNLLGEVIAKAGLKQFRTSETEKYPHVTYFFNGGLEQPYEGEDRQLVQSPMVSTYDKAPAMSAIELTQIASEAITKGVYSFVVLNYANPDMVGHTGMLDKAIEAIETVDTCLGKLLASVNQVSGTVIITADHGNAEYMSDEENNPWTAHTTNQVPFILIEGEKRKIPGHGGEVQLRENGKLADIAPTILEILQLPQPREMTGQSLISKAEYDVKISRTPVSISM; this comes from the coding sequence ATGAGTAAAGGGATAGTTTCTCCAGTAGTTTTAGTTATATTAGATGGGTGGGGTTATCGAGAAAATGAGAGAGCAAATGCCATCGCTTTAGGCAAAACCCCAGTAATGGATAGTTTAACGAAAGTATATCCTTATACCCTAATCAATGCTTCTGGGAAGGCTGTGGGCTTACCCCAAGGGCAAATGGGTAATTCGGAAGTAGGACATTTAAATATTGGTGCAGGTAGGGTAGTGCCTCAAGAATTGGTGAGAATTTCCGATGCGGTGGAAGATGGTTCAATTTTTAGTAATCCTGCCCTTGAGTCAGTATGTCAAGATGTCATAAAATCCCAAGGTAAGTTGCATTTAATTGGTTTATGCTCTGATGGTGGTGTCCATTCCCATGTCGATCATCTTCTCGGTTTATTAGACATGGCTAAAATACAGGGCATTAGTGATGTCTGTGTTCATGTTATCACTGATGGTCGTGATACCAACCCCACTGATGGTATTAACTATATAAAAGTCATTCAAGAGCATATCAGTAAAATAGGTATCGGTAAAATTGTTACGGTTTGCGGGCGCTATTATGCCATGGACAGAGATAGGCGCTGGGATCGTACGGAAAAAGCCTATAATCTTTACACTCAGGATGGAGAAATTGACGGTAGAGATATAATTCAAGTTGTGACGGATTCTTATGAGCAAAATATTAATGATGAATTTATCGAACCAACTCGCATTGCGGAGGGCGCTGTAAAGCCAGAAGATGGGGTAATATTTTATAATTTTCGACCAGACCGCGCCCGTCAGTTGTGTTACGCTTTGACTATGCCCGATTTTTCAGGATTTAAGCGAGAATTGATTACACCCCTTCACTTTACTACTTTCACTCAATACGATCCTAATTTACCTGTAAAAGTTGCTTTTGAGCCTGAAACGTTAACCAACTTACTAGGGGAAGTGATTGCCAAAGCTGGTTTAAAACAGTTTCGCACTTCAGAAACGGAAAAATATCCCCATGTTACCTATTTTTTCAATGGCGGTTTAGAGCAACCTTATGAGGGAGAAGATCGTCAATTAGTACAAAGCCCCATGGTTTCTACCTATGATAAAGCGCCCGCCATGTCAGCAATAGAATTAACGCAAATTGCCTCAGAAGCTATCACCAAAGGAGTTTATTCTTTTGTGGTGTTAAACTATGCTAATCCTGATATGGTAGGGCATACAGGAATGTTGGATAAAGCCATCGAAGCCATTGAAACCGTAGATACTTGTCTAGGTAAATTATTAGCTAGTGTTAATCAAGTTAGTGGTACAGTGATTATTACGGCGGATCATGGTAATGCTGAGTATATGAGTGATGAGGAAAATAATCCTTGGACAGCGCACACCACCAATCAAGTACCATTTATCCTTATTGAAGGGGAAAAACGAAAAATACCGGGTCACGGCGGTGAAGTTCAGTTGAGAGAAAATGGTAAACTGGCGGATATTGCCCCCACCATTTTAGAAATTTTACAGCTACCTCAACCCCGTGAAATGACTGGACAATCTTTGATTAGTAAGGCGGAATATGATGTTAAAATTAGTCGTACCCCTGTGAGTATTTCTATGTAG
- a CDS encoding AbrB/MazE/SpoVT family DNA-binding domain-containing protein: MLKLKVTTIGDSTGVVLPKEVLAKMHIKKGDHLYLTPTSNGFKITPYNPEFEEEMDTAREVMKQYCNAL, from the coding sequence ATGTTAAAACTCAAGGTAACTACCATCGGTGATTCCACAGGGGTTGTATTACCCAAAGAAGTATTAGCCAAAATGCACATAAAAAAAGGCGATCATCTTTATCTTACTCCTACCTCTAACGGCTTTAAAATTACCCCTTATAATCCTGAATTTGAAGAAGAAATGGACACCGCACGAGAGGTAATGAAACAATATTGCAATGCTTTATGA